Below is a genomic region from Anoplolepis gracilipes chromosome 1, ASM4749672v1, whole genome shotgun sequence.
tttagacgaaaattaatgaaatattctttatttttagttattatcaGAATCAGATTAttcaatttgatattaatatgaaagtAGATTTTTAACAACGCCTTTTTTATTACAGGAGAAagataataacaaaatgtcaagatgttatttcaaaatgtttaaCAACGCTATTCAGTAAACCTAATGGTGGAGATCTCGAcaaagaaataacaaatttacgATCAATTCAAAGCATATTGAACCGTATGTGAAACAGCAAaagtaaacatacatatatatttaaatcttgatATACGTTACATTAAAAGACCTTTGTGTGAATGTGTTTTACAACCTCTGAAGTTATTTAGTACTTTCTCCTGACAAAAAAGAAGccatgtttatacatatatgttaataatgttactattagataaattaactgctcaatttttttatgaatctttattaagaaatatacaatttatccAATCAATTTTACCattcaatcttttataaagttgtaaattctaataatactgtatcaaacaaatatgtataaaatttacaaatacatacatctatgatatgtatttaaaagtatatctatatatttgtgcTTACCAATCattttgtatctatatatttttatatctatatatgtttatcaatcattttgtactaaataaatgtcaaattgatcaaattgaaaaaactaaaatacaaaagatatataattaaatataagaatataattgaaatgtaacttttagttttatataagatgCAAACTACTCTTTAATGTAGACACTAaagtatataagataaaaaaactaacataagtatgtaagataaaaatacattttaagttAGCGTAATTGAGTCTAAGtaaaaaaacatgaatataactaatttttattattttctacgcATTTTATTAGTAAACTATAACTTTAACCTGActctaaattaaaagattgataaataaatgtaaataatgttgataaataaattattttgttataagagTCAGTAATTAAAGTAACACACAGTATTAGAATAATCTTTAGTTGCCAATTCAGAACCGAGATAATTTCGATCATTTTCTGTCAggactttaaaaaattatacaatagagAGTAAAAATCccttacaaaattttaattaaaatattttaagtcatttttatttacaatacaaatttgtttttaaataatcaaattcacaacaatttatacaaatgcaatttattatttatataattgataagaatttaaaataatctatggATTCATGTGCAAGattcaatataattgtttaaattgtaaattatcacCTTAAAATTCGAGAACTTGAGTTTCTCCAGacatgtttattatttcacgttttgattaaattgtggaaaatgtcaaaatatttactacttatttttttgtatattataaaatacaaaagaatttgaattcttttataaatttaaagcgaACGAGATCGTACCATCGTATCAATATTTTGGGGCCCTGAAAAGGGCCATTTGTAGTATTTTGTGGATTCGTAGCTAACTGTAAATTGTTGTCTCCGCCGGTTTACGATTATGCTTTCTTTTCCGTCTTCTTCGGCAATAACACTGCTTGAATGTTTGGCAAAACACCACCTTGAGCGATGGTTACACCAGACAATAGCTTGTTCAGCTCCTCGTCATTACGGATGGCAAGTTGCAAATGACGAGGAATGATTCTCGTCTTCTTGTTGTCACGAGCCGCGTTGCCAGCCAATTCCAATACTTCAGCGGCGAGGTATTCCATCACGGCGGCCAAATACACCGGTGCACCGGCACCAACGCGTTCGGCATAATTTCCCTTTCTCAACAGTCGATGAATACGGCCCACGGGAAATTGCAATCCAGCTCGATTGGAACGGCTCTTCGCCTTGCCTTTTATTTTGCCACCTTTGCCACGTCCAGACATCTTGACGACTTGATTAAGTTGAGAGAGCCTCGATGCGTATCGCAGGACAGTCGAACAGAATCTAAGCTAGGTCCGTAAGCTCAGCGGTATTTATAGGCGATCGCGGTAGTAGCATTCAACCAATGGCGTGCGAGCAAAACTGTCATTGGTTGGAATTTCTGATTCCTATATTCGTTACATTTTCAAAATGCTTCTATgctgaaattattatttaatttgcacatgcatttctttcattttaacaaaatataaataacaattatttaccAATAATCTAACGCATATTTATGATTAGCAATGGAACtgttctaattattataaattatattagtcaattatattcatatttattagttttattagttaattatattatatagcatagttatattaattacagttatgtaataattcttaatagaaaatctcaaaaattgGCATGTTAACGTATGT
It encodes:
- the LOC140666466 gene encoding histone H2A-like, giving the protein MSGRGKGGKIKGKAKSRSNRAGLQFPVGRIHRLLRKGNYAERVGAGAPVYLAAVMEYLAAEVLELAGNAARDNKKTRIIPRHLQLAIRNDEELNKLLSGVTIAQGGVLPNIQAVLLPKKTEKKA